A single genomic interval of Bradyrhizobium sp. sBnM-33 harbors:
- a CDS encoding FAD binding domain-containing protein translates to MTELRYLAPGTLDEAVGAFAKAGSAARILAGGTDLLVQMRSGALKPGLIVDIKNIPEMTAIEQTADGGFRIGAAVSGMALAEQKTFGKVWPGVLEAVNLIGSKQVQGRASAGGNLCNGSPAGDSVPAMVAAGAIVTVQGPDGRREMKVEDVPAGPGRTNLKPGEILVGFTLPPRPPGSSDAYLRMIPRTEMDIAVVGCGVSLTMKDGTVIAARVSLGAVAPTVLLVEDAAKALIGSKLDDAALAKAAAACSAACRPIDDKRGTIAYRTKVAGVLLKRTAVIAAQRATQKN, encoded by the coding sequence ATGACGGAACTCCGATATCTGGCGCCTGGCACGCTTGACGAAGCGGTCGGCGCATTTGCGAAAGCCGGCAGCGCCGCGCGCATCCTGGCCGGCGGCACCGATCTTCTGGTGCAGATGCGATCGGGCGCGCTCAAGCCCGGCCTGATCGTCGACATCAAGAATATTCCCGAGATGACGGCAATCGAACAGACCGCCGACGGCGGCTTTCGCATTGGCGCCGCCGTTTCGGGTATGGCTCTCGCCGAACAAAAGACGTTTGGCAAAGTCTGGCCCGGCGTACTCGAAGCGGTCAACCTGATCGGTTCCAAGCAGGTGCAGGGCAGGGCGTCTGCGGGGGGCAATCTCTGCAACGGCTCGCCCGCAGGCGACAGCGTGCCCGCGATGGTCGCGGCCGGCGCCATCGTCACCGTGCAGGGCCCGGACGGCCGCCGCGAGATGAAGGTGGAGGATGTCCCCGCCGGCCCCGGCCGCACCAATCTGAAGCCTGGCGAGATCCTCGTCGGTTTCACGCTGCCGCCGCGCCCGCCCGGATCGAGCGATGCTTATTTGCGCATGATCCCGCGCACTGAAATGGATATCGCCGTGGTCGGTTGCGGCGTCAGCCTTACCATGAAGGACGGCACCGTCATCGCCGCCCGCGTCAGCCTCGGCGCGGTGGCGCCGACCGTGCTGCTGGTGGAAGACGCCGCAAAGGCGCTGATCGGCTCAAAGCTCGACGACGCCGCGCTGGCGAAGGCCGCCGCTGCATGCTCCGCCGCCTGCCGCCCGATCGACGACAAGCGCGGCACCATCGCCTATCGCACCAAGGTGGCCGGCGTGCTGCTCAAGCGCACCGCCGTGATCGCCGCCCAACGCGCGACCCAAAAGAACTGA
- a CDS encoding (2Fe-2S)-binding protein has translation MAKVHVTTSINGEPMEFLCEPSDTMLDALRGPLALTGSKEGCASGDCGACSITIDDRLVCSCLMLAVESEGHEIRTIEGLAQGDRLHPLQQKFLEMAALQCGICTSGMLVASDALLKKNPDPTEEEVRFWLAGNLCRCTGYDKIVRAVMETAAEMRAQ, from the coding sequence ATGGCCAAAGTTCACGTCACCACGTCAATCAACGGCGAGCCGATGGAATTTCTGTGCGAGCCATCAGACACCATGCTCGACGCGCTGCGCGGGCCGCTGGCGCTGACCGGCTCCAAGGAAGGCTGCGCCTCCGGGGATTGCGGCGCCTGCTCGATCACGATTGACGATCGGCTGGTCTGCTCCTGCCTGATGCTCGCGGTCGAATCCGAGGGGCACGAGATCAGGACCATCGAGGGCCTGGCGCAGGGCGACAGGCTTCATCCGCTGCAGCAAAAATTTCTGGAAATGGCCGCGCTTCAGTGCGGCATCTGCACCTCGGGCATGCTGGTCGCCTCCGATGCGCTGCTCAAGAAAAACCCGGACCCGACCGAAGAGGAAGTCCGCTTCTGGCTCGCCGGCAACCTCTGCCGGTGCACCGGCTATGACAAGATCGTCCGCGCGGTGATGGAAACCGCTGCCGAAATGCGCGCGCAATGA
- a CDS encoding xanthine dehydrogenase family protein molybdopterin-binding subunit, producing the protein MNLVTNNKWIGQRTIRPDGMDKVTGRAQFAADTTMPGMIWGKVLRSPHPHARIRSIDTSKAEKLPGVKAVVTSKDIVDFPIEKGAVMLGIQDMRWMCRNVMARDKALFPGHPIAAVAATTEAIAAEACALIEVDYEVLPWSIKIDDAIKPDAPILHEFNKFDGKPSNIVGRLEHKKGDIEQGFKQADTVIERTFTTRPVHQGYIEPHACLISVAPDGKTTIWSSSQGQFMVRAMTAYLTGIPQSDIRAIPAEIGGGFGGKTIVYLEPLATLLAKKSGRPVKMVMTREEVMRATGPTSGSKSTVKIGATKDGKIVAAHGTFYLQAGAFPGSPIRGAAGCSFTPYDIPNLLSEGFDVCSNRSKVAAYRAPGAPIGAYAVECVLDEVAEALKMDPLDFRLKNAAKEGTKAAHGPVFPRIGYIETVEAAKASPHYAAPLGDGNGKLRGRGVASGFWFNAGGESSAQVNITEDGNVVVTTGHPDIGGSRAGIANICAELLGIDYRRVSVIIGDTQTVGFSNLTGGSRVLFASSMVVTQSTEKIIQTLRERAAKIWEIDPEAVKWENGAAHPVSPNAGQFEPLTLEELAEKAPAMGGPIGAGVQLNTQGADGGFGTHICDVEVDVDLGIARVIRYTAVQDVGRAIHPGYVEGQLQGGVAQGIGWALNEEYIYTKEGKVDNPGFLDYRMPVCSDLPMIDCIMVEIPNPKHPQGVKGVGEVPLVPVMAAVANAIYNALGKRFYALPMSPPKVLEKLDEPVQQAAE; encoded by the coding sequence ATGAACCTCGTCACCAACAACAAGTGGATCGGCCAGCGCACCATTCGCCCCGATGGCATGGACAAGGTCACCGGCCGCGCCCAGTTCGCCGCCGACACCACGATGCCCGGCATGATCTGGGGCAAGGTGCTGCGCAGCCCGCATCCGCATGCACGCATCAGATCGATCGATACCTCGAAGGCCGAGAAGCTGCCGGGCGTGAAGGCCGTCGTCACCTCGAAGGACATCGTCGATTTCCCGATCGAGAAGGGCGCGGTGATGCTGGGCATCCAGGATATGCGCTGGATGTGCCGCAACGTGATGGCGCGCGACAAGGCGCTGTTTCCCGGGCACCCGATAGCTGCCGTCGCCGCGACCACGGAAGCGATCGCGGCCGAAGCATGCGCGCTGATCGAGGTCGATTACGAGGTGCTGCCGTGGTCGATCAAGATCGACGACGCGATCAAGCCCGACGCGCCGATCCTGCACGAGTTCAACAAGTTCGACGGCAAGCCGTCCAACATTGTCGGCCGCCTCGAGCACAAGAAGGGCGACATCGAGCAAGGTTTCAAGCAGGCCGACACCGTCATCGAGCGCACCTTCACCACGCGCCCGGTGCACCAGGGCTATATCGAGCCGCATGCCTGCCTGATCTCGGTGGCGCCAGACGGCAAGACAACGATCTGGAGCTCCAGCCAGGGCCAGTTCATGGTCCGCGCGATGACGGCCTATCTCACCGGCATCCCGCAGAGCGACATCCGCGCCATCCCTGCGGAGATCGGCGGCGGCTTTGGTGGCAAGACCATCGTCTATCTCGAACCGCTGGCGACGCTGCTGGCGAAAAAATCCGGCCGCCCGGTGAAGATGGTGATGACGCGCGAGGAAGTGATGCGCGCGACCGGCCCCACCTCAGGCTCGAAGAGCACGGTGAAGATCGGCGCGACCAAGGACGGCAAAATCGTCGCCGCGCACGGCACCTTCTATCTCCAGGCCGGCGCCTTCCCGGGCTCGCCGATCCGCGGTGCGGCCGGATGCAGCTTCACGCCCTACGACATCCCGAACCTGCTCTCGGAAGGTTTTGACGTCTGCTCCAACCGCTCGAAAGTCGCGGCCTACCGCGCGCCGGGCGCGCCGATCGGCGCCTATGCGGTCGAATGCGTGCTCGACGAAGTCGCCGAAGCCTTGAAGATGGACCCGCTCGACTTCCGCCTGAAGAACGCCGCGAAGGAAGGCACCAAAGCCGCGCACGGCCCGGTCTTCCCGCGCATCGGCTATATCGAGACGGTGGAAGCAGCCAAAGCCTCGCCGCATTATGCCGCGCCGCTCGGCGACGGAAACGGCAAGCTCAGGGGCAGGGGCGTGGCGTCCGGCTTCTGGTTCAACGCCGGCGGTGAGTCTTCCGCGCAGGTCAATATCACCGAAGACGGCAACGTCGTCGTAACGACAGGCCATCCTGACATTGGGGGCTCGCGCGCGGGCATCGCCAACATCTGCGCCGAGCTCCTTGGTATTGATTACCGCCGCGTCTCCGTCATCATCGGCGACACCCAGACGGTCGGTTTCTCCAACCTCACCGGCGGCAGCCGCGTGCTGTTCGCCTCGTCGATGGTGGTGACGCAGTCGACCGAGAAGATCATCCAGACGCTGCGCGAGCGCGCGGCAAAAATCTGGGAGATCGACCCCGAAGCGGTGAAATGGGAGAACGGCGCGGCGCATCCGGTGAGCCCGAACGCCGGCCAGTTCGAACCGCTGACGCTGGAAGAACTCGCCGAGAAGGCGCCCGCGATGGGTGGACCCATTGGGGCCGGCGTGCAGCTCAATACCCAGGGCGCCGACGGCGGTTTCGGCACGCATATCTGCGACGTCGAGGTCGACGTCGATCTCGGCATCGCGCGCGTGATCCGCTACACCGCCGTGCAGGATGTTGGCCGCGCCATTCACCCCGGCTATGTCGAAGGCCAGCTCCAGGGCGGCGTCGCGCAAGGCATCGGCTGGGCGCTGAACGAGGAATACATCTACACCAAAGAAGGCAAGGTCGATAATCCCGGCTTTCTCGACTACCGCA